The genomic stretch TTCGATGCTTTCGCGTTTTTTGCAGAACGCTTCCCAACGCGCGTCATCGACCAAGCCCAGCTCGCGGCCCTTTTCGGTCAAGCGCAAGTCGGCGTTGTCTTCGCGCAGGATCAGGCGATATTCGGCCCGGGAGGTGAACATACGGTACGGTTCCTGGGTGCCCAGGGTAATCAGGTCGTCAACCAACACCCCGATGTACGCTTCATCGCGACGCGGGCACCAGCTGTCTTTGCCCTGGGCACGCAATGCAGCGTTGGTCCCGGCCAGCAAACCCTGGGCGCCGGCTTCTTCGTAACCGGTGGTGCCGTTGATTTGCCCAGCGAAGAACAGGCCGCCGATCACTTTGGTTTCCAGGCTGTATTTCAGATCGCGCGGGTCGAAATAGTCATATTCGATGGCGTAGCCCGGGCGCACGATATGCGCGTTTTCCATACCGCGAATCGACTGCACGATCTGGATTTGCACATCGAATGGCAGGGATGTGGAAATCCCGTTCGGGTACAGCTCATGGGTGGTCAAGCCTTCCGGCTCGATGAAGACCTGGTGGCTTTCCTTGTCGGCAAAGCGGTGGATCTTGTCTTCGATCGATGGGCAATAACGCGGGCCGATACCTTCGATCACACCGGAGTACATCGGCGAACGATCGAGGTTCGCGGCAATGATTTCGTGGGTGCGGGCGTTGGTGTGGGTGATCCAGCAGCTCACCTGTTTCGGGTGCTGCTCTTTGGAGCCCATGAACGACATGACCGGAATCGGCGTGTCACCGGCCTGTTCGGTCATCACCGAGAAATCCACAGAACGCCCGTCGATACGCGGCGGGGTCCCGGTTTTCAGGCGACCGACACGCAGCGGTAATTCACGCAGGCGTTTTGCCAGGGCAATCGACGGCGGATCACCGGCGCGGCCGCCGGAATAGTTCTGCATCCCTATGTGGATAAGTCCACCGAGGAACGTGCCGGTGGTCAACACCACGGACTCTGCGAAGAAACGCAGGCCCATTTGCGTGACAACACCGCGTACCTGGTCTTGCTCGACGATCAGGTCATCCGCTGCTTGTTGAAATATCCACAGGTTCGGCTGGTTTTCCAGGGTTTCGCGCACGGCCGCCTTGTACAGGATGCGGTCGGCTTGAGCCCGTGTCGCACGCACGGCTGGGCCTTTGCGGCTGTTGAGCACGCGAAATTGAATACCACCCTTATCGGTAGCCATGGCCATCACGCCGCCAAGGGCATCGATTTCCTTGACCAGGTGGCTTTTGCCGATCCCACCAATGGCAGGGTTGCAACTCATTGCACCGAGGGTTTCCACGTTATGCGTCAACAACAGGGTTTTTACGCCCATGCGTGCTGACGCCAGTGCTGCCTCGGTACCGGCATGACCGCCGCCGATGACGATCACTTCAAAACGGGAAGGGAAATCCACCACGCACCTCGTGCCTGCTTATGTAGGTAATCAGGAATTGTTTGTTGAAAGAGTTTTGGAGCTATGGCGGCAAGTATAGGGACTTAGCCCCACCTAAAGAACCCTTTGCACAAAATTTAACCACCTGTGGATGAATCGAAGGTAATAGAAATTAAAAGAGAGAAATTTATTAAATCTTTGTTTTTATGTTTATTTCTATTGAACCTATTTTCTGTGGATAGATTTCTATAGGCCTTTATTTTCAATGTGTACAGAGATTCAAAAGTCTGTGGTTAGGTGCCAATGAGGTCCTTGGATAAGTGCGTTAAGCCTGTGGATTAAACAGGTGGTTATCCACAGATCGGTTTCTACTCAGGTTTCAAGCCCTGTTATCAACTGGGCACAGGGGCGGTTATTCACAGGGTTTAATCCACAGAAAAACACCCAACTGGCTGAATGACAGCCACGCGAAAGCCGCTTCGGTGAGTCAGCAGACGGAATAAAACCGGAAATTCAGACGGGGATTGTGAAAACGAGAGCGATAAGCGAAGCAGAGCCTCGGGAATTTGTCCGTGGGCTTTGGTCGTGATTGCAAACCTGTAGGAGCCGGCTTGCCGGCGATGGCGACCTGAAGAACGCAAATGGTTTTTCGGGCCCTATCGCCGGCAAGTAGGGTTATTTACCGATGCAGAAGCTGGAAAAGATCCTGCCGAGCAGATCATCAGAGCTGAACGCCCCGGTAATTTCCCCCAGCAGTTGCTGTGCCTGCCGTAAATCTTCGGCCAGCAGCTCTCCCGCGCCCGCCAGCGTCAGCTGTGCTCTACCGTGCTCAAGGGCGGCGCTGGCATGGCGTAGGGCTTCAAGGTGCCTGCGGCGAGCACTGAAGCTGCTTTCCGAGGTCTGTTCATAACCCATGCACGCCTTGAGATGATCGCGCAGCAGTTCCAGGCCCGCCCCGGCAGACTTGGCGCTGAGGCTGATGGTGACATGGCCATCGTCGCTGACCTCCAGGGCAATGGCTTCACCCGTCAGGTCCGCCTTGTTGCGAATCAGCGTGACTTTGGCCGGGTCCGGCCGTTGTTCAAGGAATTCGGGCCACAGCGCAAAAGGATCCACAGCCTCAGGTGCTGTGGCATCCACCACCAACAGCACCCGATCTGCTTCACCGATGGCCTTGAGCGCCCGTTCCACACCGATTTTTTCCACCTGGTCATCGGTATCGCGTAAGCCGGCGGTATCAACCACGTGCAGTGGCATGCCATCAATGTGGATGTGTTCGCGCAAGATATCCCGGGTGGTGCCGGCAATCTCGGTGACAATGGCCGCTTCACGGCCCGCAAGAGCGTTGAGCAAACTCGACTTGCCAGCGTTGGGCCGGCCAGCAATCACTACTGTCATCCCATCGCGCAGCAATGCGCCCTGGCCGGCTTCCTTCAGTACTGTGGATAACTCATCGCGGACCTTATCGAGCATGGCCAGGACATGGCCATCGGCGAGAAAGTCGATTTCCTCTTCGGGGAAATCAATTGCTGCCTCGACATAGATGCGCAAACTGATCAGTTGCTCGGTGAGGTTATGCACACGCAGGGAAAACGCCCCCTGCAACGAGCGCAGTGCATTGCGTGCGGCCTGTGCAGAACTGGCCTCGATCAGGTCGGCGATGGCCTCGGCCTGGGCAAGGTCGAGTTTGTCATTGAGAAACGCGCGCTCGCTGAATTCACCCGGCCGTGCAAGGCGGCAACCCAGTTGCAGGCAACGTTGCAGGAGCATGTCCAGGACGATAGGACCGCCATGGCCTTGCAATTCCAGCACATCCTCGCCGGTGAACGAGTTCGGCCCCGGGAAATACAGGGCCAGGCCCTCATCCAGCACCTCAAGATCCTCGCCGAAAAAAGGCCCGTAATGCGCATACCGGGGCTTCAGCTCGCGCCCACTGATCGCCTGGGCGGCAATGCCGGCAAGTGGTCCGGAAATACGGACGATACCGACACCGCCCCGGCCTTGAGCGGTGGCGACGGCGGCGATGGTTTCACGAGGAGCGCTCATCAGCGGTTTCCCAGACAAAAGTGACAGAATGCAAAACGCCCCACGAGGGGGCGTCTTGAGTGGTTATCCACAGAGTAAGTTACGCCTCGGCTTTTTTGGCAGCCGCTTCGATCTTACGAGTGATGTACCACTGTTGAGAGATCGACAATACGTTGTTGACCACCCAGTACAGAACCAGACCAGCCGGGAACCACAGGAAGAAGAAGGTGAAGATGATTGGCATCATTTTCATCACCTTGGCCTGCATCGGATCCGGAGGTGTAGGGTTCAGACGCTGCTGGATGAACATGGTTGCGCCCATGATGATCGGCAGGATAAAGAACGGGTCTTTGATCGACAGGTCAGTTATCCACAGCATGAACGGTGCCTGGCGCATTTCCACGCTTTCCAGGAGTACCCAGTACAGCGACAGGAATACCGGCATCTGTACCAGAATCGGCAAGCATCCACCCAGCGGGTTGATCTTCTCTTTCTTGTACAGCTCCATCATGGCTTGGGACATTTTCTGCCGGTCGTCGCCATGTTGCTCTTTCAGTGCAGCCAGTTTCGGTGCAACGGCGCGCATACGAGCCATCGATTTGTAGCTGGCAGCCGACAACGGGAAGAAAATCCCTTTGATCAGCATGGTCAGGAAGATGATCGACCAGCCCCAGTTACCGACGATGCTGTGGATGTGTTGCAGCAACCAGAAGATTGGCTGGGCAATGAACCACAGAATGCCGTAGTCCACAGTCAGTTCCAGGCCTGGGGATAACTCCTTGAGTACGGCCTGGCTTTTCGGGCCGGCATACAAGGTGGCGCTGGTTTCAGCTTTGGCGCCTGGCGCAACGGTCAACGCCGGGCCAGTGAAACCGATGATGTAGTTGCCCTGGTTGTCCTTGCGGGTCTGGACCAGGTTGGCTTCGCCCTTGTTCGGGATCCACGCTGTTACAAAGTAGTGTTGCAGCCAGGCTACCCAACCACCTTGCACCGTCTCTTTTAGCGTGCCCTTGTCGATATCTTTCATCGACACTTTTTTGTACGGCTCGTTACTTGTCCACAGGGCGGCGCCCAGGTAAGTCGCGGTGCCGGTGGCAGTGCTGGAAGACGGATCGGAGCTGCCATCACGCTTGAGCTGGGCAAACAGGTTGCCAGTCCAGGCTTTTTCGCTGGTGTTGTCGATCAGGTAGGTGACTTTCAGATCGTACAAACCGCGGGTGAAGCTGAAGCGTTTGATGTAATTGACGCCGTCGTGACTGAATTTCAGGTCGACGTTCAACTGGTTTTGGCCATCAGCCAGTTGATAAGTCTTCTGTTCGGTCGAATAAACCGGACGACCGGTCGCACGAGCATCAGGACCATCAGTGCCGGTCAGGCCGCTTTGCGCCAGATAAATACGCTCGCCACCATTATCGAACAACTGGAAAGGAACATCCGGATGGTCTTGGCGACGTGGATACAGTGGCAATTTCAGCTGGGCAATATCACCGCCCTGTGGATCGATCGCCAGGTCCAGTACATCCGTCTTGACGTGGATGAGGTCTTTATTGGTGATGACTGCGTTATCTACAGGGGTGCTGGTATCGGCATTCGCGCTGGGTACATCGGCACTGGCGGAAGCGTTGTTACCCAACGGTGCATCCGGGATAGCCGGGGCAGACTGATTGGTAGCAACATTCTGAGTCGGCAGGGCAGCCTGGCCATAGTCCTGGTTCCATTTCAGAACCATAACGTAGGACACGATTGCCAGGGCGACGATCAGGATCGTGCGTTTAATATCCATGATTACTCGGCCATCGAAGAAGAACGGGAGGTAGGGATAGGCGGAACCGGGTCATAACCACCGGGATTCCACGGATGACAGCGACCTAAACGACGAAAGGTCAGCCAGCCACCGCGCAGAAGGCCATGATTTTCTATGGCTTCATACGCGTAGCAGGAACAACTGGGGTAGAAACGACAGTGGCTGGCCATCAGCGGACTAATGGCATAGCGGTAAAACTGGATCGGAACGAGGGCCAGTTTACGCATCAGTGCTGTCTACCCCTACAGTTTCGGGGCTGACTGCTGGGGTCGGCTTGCTGGT from Pseudomonas fluorescens encodes the following:
- the yidC gene encoding membrane protein insertase YidC, with product MDIKRTILIVALAIVSYVMVLKWNQDYGQAALPTQNVATNQSAPAIPDAPLGNNASASADVPSANADTSTPVDNAVITNKDLIHVKTDVLDLAIDPQGGDIAQLKLPLYPRRQDHPDVPFQLFDNGGERIYLAQSGLTGTDGPDARATGRPVYSTEQKTYQLADGQNQLNVDLKFSHDGVNYIKRFSFTRGLYDLKVTYLIDNTSEKAWTGNLFAQLKRDGSSDPSSSTATGTATYLGAALWTSNEPYKKVSMKDIDKGTLKETVQGGWVAWLQHYFVTAWIPNKGEANLVQTRKDNQGNYIIGFTGPALTVAPGAKAETSATLYAGPKSQAVLKELSPGLELTVDYGILWFIAQPIFWLLQHIHSIVGNWGWSIIFLTMLIKGIFFPLSAASYKSMARMRAVAPKLAALKEQHGDDRQKMSQAMMELYKKEKINPLGGCLPILVQMPVFLSLYWVLLESVEMRQAPFMLWITDLSIKDPFFILPIIMGATMFIQQRLNPTPPDPMQAKVMKMMPIIFTFFFLWFPAGLVLYWVVNNVLSISQQWYITRKIEAAAKKAEA
- the mnmE gene encoding tRNA uridine-5-carboxymethylaminomethyl(34) synthesis GTPase MnmE; the protein is MSAPRETIAAVATAQGRGGVGIVRISGPLAGIAAQAISGRELKPRYAHYGPFFGEDLEVLDEGLALYFPGPNSFTGEDVLELQGHGGPIVLDMLLQRCLQLGCRLARPGEFSERAFLNDKLDLAQAEAIADLIEASSAQAARNALRSLQGAFSLRVHNLTEQLISLRIYVEAAIDFPEEEIDFLADGHVLAMLDKVRDELSTVLKEAGQGALLRDGMTVVIAGRPNAGKSSLLNALAGREAAIVTEIAGTTRDILREHIHIDGMPLHVVDTAGLRDTDDQVEKIGVERALKAIGEADRVLLVVDATAPEAVDPFALWPEFLEQRPDPAKVTLIRNKADLTGEAIALEVSDDGHVTISLSAKSAGAGLELLRDHLKACMGYEQTSESSFSARRRHLEALRHASAALEHGRAQLTLAGAGELLAEDLRQAQQLLGEITGAFSSDDLLGRIFSSFCIGK
- the yidD gene encoding membrane protein insertion efficiency factor YidD; translated protein: MRKLALVPIQFYRYAISPLMASHCRFYPSCSCYAYEAIENHGLLRGGWLTFRRLGRCHPWNPGGYDPVPPIPTSRSSSMAE
- the mnmG gene encoding tRNA uridine-5-carboxymethylaminomethyl(34) synthesis enzyme MnmG, with protein sequence MDFPSRFEVIVIGGGHAGTEAALASARMGVKTLLLTHNVETLGAMSCNPAIGGIGKSHLVKEIDALGGVMAMATDKGGIQFRVLNSRKGPAVRATRAQADRILYKAAVRETLENQPNLWIFQQAADDLIVEQDQVRGVVTQMGLRFFAESVVLTTGTFLGGLIHIGMQNYSGGRAGDPPSIALAKRLRELPLRVGRLKTGTPPRIDGRSVDFSVMTEQAGDTPIPVMSFMGSKEQHPKQVSCWITHTNARTHEIIAANLDRSPMYSGVIEGIGPRYCPSIEDKIHRFADKESHQVFIEPEGLTTHELYPNGISTSLPFDVQIQIVQSIRGMENAHIVRPGYAIEYDYFDPRDLKYSLETKVIGGLFFAGQINGTTGYEEAGAQGLLAGTNAALRAQGKDSWCPRRDEAYIGVLVDDLITLGTQEPYRMFTSRAEYRLILREDNADLRLTEKGRELGLVDDARWEAFCKKRESIELEEQRLKSTWVRPGTEQGDAIAEKFGTPLTHEYNLLNLLSRPEIDYAGLVEVTGGGAEDPQVAEQVEIKTKYAGYIDRQQDEIARLRASEDTKLPVDIDYTGISGLSKEIQSKLGITRPETLGQASRIPGVTPAAISLLMIHLKKRGAGRQLEQSA